In one window of Caballeronia sp. TF1N1 DNA:
- a CDS encoding alpha/beta fold hydrolase: MMFDIAGRPAYAYTGGKPFDAARPTIVFLHGAQHDHSVWGLQTRYFAHHGFGVLAPDLPAHGRSAGPALSTVAALADWTIHLLDAAQTDKAIFVGHSMGSLVALDAAARHPARALGLALVSTAAPMAVSDTLLDAAREHEPEAIDMVNQWSHSTIAAKPSAPAPGFWLRGVNQRLMERVSAQGEAQLFHTDFSACNGYADALERAATVQCPVLVLSGKRDVMTPPRASRPLVDAMKRASATVSAVELDGGHALMAEQPDAVLDTLFAFALKCAGER; encoded by the coding sequence ATGATGTTCGATATCGCCGGGCGCCCGGCCTATGCCTACACCGGCGGCAAACCGTTCGATGCCGCCAGGCCAACGATCGTCTTCCTGCACGGCGCGCAACACGATCACAGCGTTTGGGGCTTGCAGACGCGTTACTTCGCGCATCACGGTTTCGGCGTGCTCGCGCCCGACCTGCCCGCGCATGGCCGTAGCGCCGGGCCCGCGTTGAGCACCGTCGCCGCGCTCGCCGACTGGACGATTCACCTTCTCGATGCAGCCCAAACGGACAAGGCCATTTTCGTCGGGCACAGCATGGGTTCGCTAGTCGCGCTCGATGCCGCCGCGCGCCATCCAGCCCGCGCGCTCGGACTGGCGCTCGTCAGCACGGCCGCACCGATGGCCGTTTCCGACACGCTTCTCGATGCCGCGCGCGAACACGAGCCGGAAGCGATCGATATGGTCAACCAATGGTCGCATTCGACCATCGCCGCAAAACCGTCGGCTCCGGCGCCCGGATTCTGGTTGCGAGGCGTCAACCAGCGCCTGATGGAACGCGTCAGCGCTCAAGGCGAGGCGCAGCTTTTTCACACCGATTTCAGCGCGTGCAACGGTTACGCGGATGCGCTCGAACGCGCTGCAACGGTGCAGTGTCCGGTACTCGTACTGAGCGGCAAGCGCGATGTGATGACGCCGCCGCGCGCCTCCCGCCCGCTCGTTGACGCGATGAAGCGTGCGAGCGCAACGGTGAGCGCGGTCGAATTGGACGGCGGTCATGCGCTGATGGCCGAGCAACCGGATGCCGTGCTGGATACTTTATTTGCGTTTGCGCTGAAGTGTGCGGGGGAACGGTAA
- a CDS encoding O-acetylhomoserine aminocarboxypropyltransferase — MPANRFDTLALHAGAAPDPVTGARATPIYQTTSFTFRDTDHAAALFNMERSGHVYSRISNPTVAVFEERVAALEGGAGAIGTASGQAALHLAIATLMGAGSHVVASSALYGGSHNLLHYTLRRFGIETTFVAPHDLDAWRQAARPETRLFFGETLGNPGLDVLDIAGVAEVAHEHGAPLLVDSTFTTPYLLRPFEHGADLVYHSATKFLGGHGTTIGGVLVDGGTFDFAASGRFPEFTQPYDGFHGMVFAEESTVAPFLLRARREGLRDFGACLHPQAAWQLLQGIETLPLRMDRHVANTRKVIEFLLSSPAVEGVAYPELPTHRDHALAKRLLPRGAGAVFSFDLRGGVPAARKFIESLTLFSHLANVGDARSLVIHPASTTHFRMDAAALAAAGIGPGRIRLSIGLEDADDLIDDLKRGLKAAQKAAESAESGKSSEGSRAAPLGSRA; from the coding sequence ATGCCCGCCAACCGCTTCGACACGCTCGCGCTGCACGCGGGCGCCGCACCCGACCCCGTGACCGGGGCGCGCGCCACGCCGATCTATCAGACCACGTCGTTCACTTTCCGCGATACCGATCACGCCGCCGCGCTCTTCAACATGGAGCGCTCGGGACATGTCTATTCCCGCATCTCGAACCCGACGGTGGCGGTTTTCGAGGAACGCGTGGCGGCGCTGGAAGGCGGCGCCGGTGCAATCGGCACGGCGAGCGGCCAGGCGGCGCTGCATCTGGCCATTGCCACACTGATGGGCGCGGGCTCGCACGTCGTGGCATCGAGCGCGCTGTATGGTGGCTCGCACAATCTGCTGCACTACACGCTGCGGCGCTTCGGAATAGAGACCACCTTCGTCGCTCCGCACGATCTCGATGCGTGGCGTCAAGCGGCGCGTCCGGAAACGCGCCTCTTCTTCGGCGAAACGCTCGGCAATCCGGGACTCGACGTGCTCGATATCGCGGGCGTCGCGGAGGTCGCGCATGAACACGGCGCGCCGCTGCTCGTGGATTCGACCTTCACCACGCCTTACTTGCTGCGACCGTTCGAACACGGCGCCGACCTGGTCTACCACTCCGCGACCAAGTTTCTGGGCGGTCATGGCACGACCATCGGCGGCGTACTGGTGGATGGCGGCACGTTCGACTTCGCGGCGAGCGGACGCTTCCCCGAATTCACCCAGCCTTACGACGGCTTTCACGGCATGGTCTTCGCCGAGGAAAGCACGGTTGCGCCGTTCCTGTTGCGCGCACGGCGCGAAGGGCTGCGCGACTTCGGCGCGTGTCTGCATCCGCAGGCTGCGTGGCAGTTGCTTCAAGGCATCGAAACCTTGCCGTTACGCATGGATAGGCACGTTGCGAATACGCGCAAGGTGATCGAATTCCTGCTGAGTTCACCGGCAGTCGAAGGCGTGGCTTATCCCGAACTGCCGACGCATCGCGACCATGCGCTCGCCAAGAGGCTTCTGCCGCGCGGTGCGGGCGCGGTGTTCAGCTTCGATCTGCGTGGCGGCGTGCCGGCGGCGCGCAAGTTCATCGAGTCGCTGACGCTGTTTTCGCATCTCGCCAATGTCGGCGATGCGCGCTCGCTCGTCATCCATCCCGCCTCGACCACGCACTTTCGAATGGACGCGGCGGCGCTCGCCGCGGCGGGTATCGGTCCGGGACGTATTCGTTTGTCTATCGGACTGGAAGATGCGGACGATCTCATCGACGATCTCAAGCGCGGGCTCAAGGCAGCGCAAAAGGCGGCCGAAAGCGCAGAGAGCGGCAAAAGCAGCGAAGGCTCACGCGCCGCGCCGCTTGGGAGCCGCGCATGA
- a CDS encoding FAD-binding oxidoreductase: MTASHALFIAACTELLGASHVLTHDHDTEPFLVDWRKRYRGNACAVLLPADTAEVAAVVRLAHEHGVAIVPQGGNTGLAGGATPDESGAQAVLSLRRLNRIRGIDPHNNTITVEAGVVLAEVQARAKSAQRLFALSLAAEGSCTIGGNLSTNAGGTGVLRYGNTRELCLGLEVVTPQGDIWDGLRGLRKDNTGYDLRDLYIGAEGTLGIITAAVMKLHPAPVARVTALAGLASPHAALDFLAMAQRHAGALLTGFELMSDFSMRLVGRHFPQLRYPFGEPHAQTVLLELSDSESDEHARALFERLMEQAMEEGIVEDAVVAESLAQSQAFWDLREHIPLAQAEEGLNIKHDIAVPISSIGRFIEETDAIIARATPGARMVTFGHLGDGNLHYNVQAPEGVDQKQFLEAFQTPINALVYDQVHAHRGSISAEHGLGQLKVDEAMHYKSAVEVRLMQSIKAALDPENRMNPGKVVRWAQAETRKENIA; the protein is encoded by the coding sequence ATGACTGCCTCTCACGCCCTGTTCATCGCCGCCTGCACCGAACTGCTCGGCGCGTCCCACGTTCTCACGCACGATCACGACACCGAGCCGTTTCTCGTCGACTGGCGCAAGCGCTATCGCGGCAATGCGTGCGCCGTGCTGCTTCCCGCCGATACCGCGGAAGTCGCCGCCGTCGTCAGACTCGCGCATGAACACGGCGTGGCCATCGTGCCGCAAGGCGGCAACACGGGACTCGCGGGCGGCGCAACCCCCGACGAGAGCGGCGCGCAAGCGGTGTTGAGCCTGCGCCGCCTGAACCGCATTCGCGGTATCGATCCGCATAACAACACCATTACCGTCGAAGCAGGCGTCGTGCTCGCCGAAGTCCAGGCGCGCGCCAAAAGCGCACAACGTCTCTTCGCGCTGAGTCTCGCGGCCGAAGGCAGTTGCACGATCGGCGGCAACCTCTCGACCAACGCGGGCGGCACGGGCGTTCTGCGTTACGGCAACACGCGCGAGTTGTGCCTGGGCCTCGAAGTCGTGACGCCGCAAGGCGATATTTGGGACGGCCTGCGCGGCTTGCGCAAGGACAACACCGGCTACGATCTGCGCGATCTGTACATCGGCGCGGAAGGCACGCTCGGAATCATCACGGCGGCGGTGATGAAACTGCATCCCGCGCCGGTCGCGCGCGTGACGGCGCTCGCGGGTCTAGCCTCGCCGCACGCCGCACTCGATTTCCTGGCAATGGCGCAACGTCACGCAGGTGCGCTCTTGACCGGCTTCGAGCTCATGTCCGACTTCTCGATGCGCCTCGTCGGCCGGCATTTTCCGCAACTGCGTTATCCGTTCGGCGAACCGCACGCGCAAACCGTGCTGCTCGAACTCTCCGACAGTGAAAGTGACGAACACGCCCGCGCGCTGTTCGAAAGGCTAATGGAACAGGCTATGGAAGAAGGTATCGTCGAAGATGCCGTGGTCGCGGAAAGCCTCGCGCAGTCGCAGGCATTCTGGGATTTGCGCGAGCATATCCCGCTCGCGCAGGCGGAGGAAGGGCTGAACATCAAACATGACATTGCGGTGCCGATCTCGAGCATCGGCCGCTTTATCGAGGAAACCGACGCGATCATCGCTCGAGCCACGCCCGGCGCGCGCATGGTGACCTTCGGACATCTTGGCGACGGCAATCTGCATTACAACGTGCAGGCGCCCGAAGGCGTCGATCAGAAGCAATTTCTCGAAGCGTTCCAGACGCCGATCAACGCACTTGTCTACGACCAGGTGCATGCGCATCGCGGCAGTATCAGCGCGGAGCACGGTCTCGGGCAACTGAAGGTGGACGAAGCGATGCACTATAAATCGGCCGTCGAGGTGCGCCTCATGCAAAGCATCAAGGCCGCGCTCGATCCCGAGAATCGCATGAATCCGGGCAAGGTCGTACGCTGGGCGCAAGCCGAGACACGGAAGGAGAACATCGCATGA
- a CDS encoding YihY family inner membrane protein, with protein MRHVFIDLAAVKRLAGFVARRLGEDRVAQVAGSLTFTSVLSVVPLATVAFALFTAFPIFGSFQSSLQDFLAAHLMPTQINTQIFNYLNQFAAKAKGLTTVGLIILFVTSVMTMMTIESALNVIWRVKKARPFAQRVMVYWAIITLGPILFGCSLSISSYVFAHSIAFAGSHNLMPPIVEWALTGVSLPLTVFAFTIIYVFMPNCKVEWRDAVIGGLIAAVAFELGKRGFGYYVRRIPTYTAVYGAFAALPVFLLWVYLCWMIALVGAMVTSALPAIRIGQYHRREFPGSDLLYALEILARLVELRDEGKPGYTAMELAKMARCDLDTSTRLITRLDALGWIGRLEDSKMPRFVLIANPAHITMTMLFDQFVIDREELDYQLRLDATHLDRTALMEALENDRLEATLNSLVAARAAALTNPRLLETPRSSMPQQPA; from the coding sequence TTGCGGCACGTTTTCATCGATCTCGCGGCAGTCAAGCGTCTCGCCGGTTTCGTCGCGCGGCGTCTTGGCGAGGATCGCGTCGCGCAGGTGGCGGGCAGTCTCACGTTCACGAGCGTGCTGTCCGTCGTTCCGCTCGCAACCGTCGCGTTCGCGCTCTTCACCGCGTTTCCCATTTTCGGTTCGTTCCAGTCGTCGTTGCAGGACTTCCTGGCGGCGCACCTGATGCCGACGCAGATCAACACGCAGATCTTCAATTATCTGAACCAGTTTGCCGCGAAAGCGAAGGGCCTGACCACGGTCGGCCTCATTATCCTGTTCGTCACCTCGGTGATGACCATGATGACGATCGAATCGGCGCTCAACGTCATCTGGCGCGTGAAGAAGGCGCGCCCGTTCGCGCAACGCGTCATGGTCTATTGGGCCATCATTACACTCGGGCCTATTCTCTTCGGCTGCAGTCTTTCCATCTCGTCCTACGTGTTCGCGCATTCGATCGCGTTCGCGGGGTCGCACAATCTCATGCCGCCTATCGTCGAATGGGCGCTCACGGGCGTTTCGTTGCCGCTCACGGTGTTCGCCTTCACCATCATTTACGTGTTCATGCCGAACTGCAAGGTCGAATGGCGCGATGCCGTCATCGGCGGGCTGATCGCGGCGGTGGCGTTCGAACTGGGCAAGCGCGGCTTCGGCTACTACGTGCGGCGTATTCCGACTTACACCGCCGTGTATGGCGCGTTCGCCGCGCTGCCGGTGTTCTTGCTGTGGGTTTATCTCTGCTGGATGATCGCGCTCGTCGGTGCAATGGTGACGTCCGCGTTGCCGGCCATTCGCATCGGGCAATATCATCGGCGCGAGTTTCCGGGCAGCGACTTGCTTTACGCGCTCGAAATACTCGCGCGACTCGTCGAATTGCGCGACGAAGGCAAGCCTGGCTACACGGCGATGGAACTCGCCAAGATGGCGCGTTGCGATCTGGATACCTCCACGCGCCTGATCACGCGGCTCGATGCGCTCGGCTGGATCGGCCGGCTCGAAGACTCGAAGATGCCGCGTTTCGTGTTGATCGCCAACCCGGCGCACATCACCATGACCATGCTGTTCGACCAGTTCGTGATCGACCGGGAGGAACTGGATTATCAATTGCGTCTCGATGCCACGCATCTCGATCGCACGGCGCTGATGGAAGCGCTCGAAAACGACAGGCTCGAAGCCACGCTCAACTCGCTCGTCGCGGCGCGCGCGGCTGCGCTCACGAACCCGCGCCTGCTCGAAACACCGCGTTCTTCCATGCCGCAACAACCGGCCTGA
- a CDS encoding DUF2069 domain-containing protein, with the protein MNAPLAIGALTSLAALIVLSLLWELWLAPLRPGAWVLALKALPLACALPGVIKRNVYTLQWASMLVLLYFAEGIVRGMTDTGLSARLAWLETLLAFAFFVCALGFVAPFKRAARARKR; encoded by the coding sequence ATGAACGCGCCGCTTGCCATCGGTGCGCTGACGAGTCTTGCCGCGCTCATCGTGCTCTCGCTTCTCTGGGAGCTGTGGCTCGCGCCGCTGCGTCCCGGCGCATGGGTACTCGCGTTGAAAGCACTGCCACTTGCATGCGCGCTGCCCGGTGTCATCAAGCGCAACGTCTATACCTTGCAATGGGCTTCGATGCTCGTTTTGCTCTACTTCGCCGAAGGCATCGTGCGCGGCATGACCGATACCGGCCTCTCCGCGCGCCTCGCCTGGCTCGAAACTTTGCTTGCGTTCGCATTCTTCGTCTGCGCGCTCGGCTTCGTCGCCCCCTTCAAACGTGCGGCGCGTGCAAGAAAACGCTGA
- the wrbA gene encoding NAD(P)H:quinone oxidoreductase, protein MNDILVLYYSRHGATRELALAIAQGVDSVPGMAARVRTVPPVSTVCEATQPDIPADGPPYAELRDLEECAGLALGSPTRFGNMAAPLKYFLDGTTPQWLSGALAGKPASVFTSTGSLHGGQETTLLSMMLPLLHHGMLIVGIPYTESRLTTTQSGGTPYGASHHARTGDASQHGITADEKALAVALGARLARTALDLVRGAKAA, encoded by the coding sequence ATGAACGACATCCTCGTGCTCTACTACAGCCGCCACGGCGCGACCCGCGAGCTTGCGCTCGCCATCGCCCAGGGCGTCGACAGCGTTCCTGGCATGGCCGCGCGGGTGCGCACGGTGCCGCCGGTTTCCACCGTCTGCGAAGCCACGCAGCCCGACATTCCCGCCGACGGCCCGCCTTACGCCGAGCTGCGCGATCTGGAGGAATGCGCGGGTCTTGCGCTCGGTTCGCCCACGCGCTTCGGCAACATGGCCGCACCGCTAAAATATTTCCTCGACGGCACCACGCCGCAGTGGCTGTCCGGCGCGCTCGCGGGCAAGCCAGCAAGTGTCTTCACCTCCACCGGCAGCCTGCACGGCGGCCAGGAAACCACGCTGCTCTCGATGATGCTGCCGCTTCTGCATCACGGCATGCTGATCGTCGGCATTCCTTACACCGAGTCGCGCCTGACTACCACGCAAAGCGGCGGCACGCCTTACGGCGCATCGCATCATGCGCGCACGGGCGACGCCAGCCAGCACGGCATCACCGCCGACGAGAAAGCGCTCGCCGTCGCGCTCGGCGCAAGGCTCGCGCGCACCGCGCTCGACCTCGTGCGTGGCGCGAAGGCCGCTTAA
- a CDS encoding CBS domain-containing protein, with protein sequence MRVSDILKVKGNALFTVTPDTPLAEAIDAMAAHDIGSLVVMEYGDLAGMLTFREIIVTLRDNGGSVGTTSIRKIMDDHPLTCTPETDVNEVRRMMLEHHVRYLPVMENRALMGVISFYDVARAVVEEQGFENRMLKAYIRDWPEQQEEAR encoded by the coding sequence ATGCGAGTCAGCGACATTCTGAAAGTAAAGGGCAACGCGCTATTCACGGTCACGCCCGACACGCCGCTCGCCGAAGCAATCGACGCCATGGCGGCGCATGACATCGGCTCGCTCGTCGTCATGGAATACGGCGATCTGGCCGGCATGCTTACCTTCCGCGAAATCATCGTCACCTTGCGCGACAACGGCGGCAGCGTCGGCACAACGAGCATCCGCAAGATCATGGACGACCATCCGCTCACCTGCACGCCCGAAACGGACGTCAACGAAGTGCGGCGCATGATGCTCGAGCATCACGTGCGTTACTTGCCGGTCATGGAGAATCGCGCGCTGATGGGCGTGATCTCGTTTTATGATGTCGCGCGCGCGGTCGTCGAGGAACAAGGCTTCGAGAATCGCATGCTGAAAGCGTATATACGCGACTGGCCTGAGCAACAGGAAGAAGCGCGCTGA
- a CDS encoding Mpo1-like protein: MAQTTHGEHFANFAEFYPYYLDEHRNLTSRRLHFLGSLGVIGCIAMAIATGDWLWLPAAVICGYGFAWIGHFFFEKNRPATFRHPVYSLMGDWVMFKDICIGRISL; the protein is encoded by the coding sequence ATGGCGCAGACGACACACGGAGAACACTTCGCGAACTTCGCCGAGTTCTATCCGTACTATCTGGACGAGCATCGCAATCTGACATCGCGCAGGCTGCACTTTTTAGGCTCACTTGGCGTGATCGGCTGCATTGCCATGGCCATCGCCACCGGCGACTGGCTCTGGCTGCCGGCCGCCGTGATCTGCGGCTACGGCTTTGCGTGGATCGGCCACTTCTTTTTCGAAAAGAACCGCCCTGCCACCTTTCGCCATCCGGTCTATAGCCTGATGGGCGACTGGGTAATGTTCAAGGACATCTGCATCGGCAGGATCTCGCTCTGA